The genomic stretch TTCCCAATCTGGAAGGGgaaagaagtcaagatTCAACAAAAAAGGTTGAGATTCTCCAGCTTACTTCCTCCAACTTGGAGCAGAGCAAGAGGGATCTAAGTCATCAAATCGTTCATAATAATTATGAGAAGGCTGAATACAAGGACGATGGGCAGCAATTAAATACAGAAAATCCTAAAAAGAAAACCCCATTTGTTCCGAGACGTCCAAAGCTCTCAGAGACcgaatttgaaaaagaagctAAATTAAGCgtcgaagacttgaaacAAGGCAATATATTTAAGGAGGAGAAGGAGGATGAGGGAACCGAATCTGATATAGGCAGTAATTCGTCTACTTTGGATCCACAGCGAACGAGTTTTGTTATGAAACCTCCTATCGTTCCTTCACGTCCAAAGAAAAAcatcaattcttcaacattacaagaagaaggcaacaAACCCAGAGCCCCACCTCCAAAGCCGAAAAAGTTAGGTTCCAGAATAGCAGCATTTCAACAGATGCTTATTCAGGAGCCTGCACCTCTGCAATTAGGCTCAAAACGAGAATCAAATCCTCCTCAGTCCTTTAACAAGAAGCTTTCATCTGATAAAATTAAGTTCGCGGAAAGCTTGCAAGGAGTTGTCGGAAAGGGGGTTCCATTACCTGGCTTGGCCAATTCGAACTTAATTCTCAAGGAGAGCACTCAAGAcgaaaaggaaagaataAGAGATTATTCCGCTGAACCAATAAAGACAAGAAACGATAGAAGAGCAAGAGGTCCAAAAGGGAAAAGACTCCCTAAATCATTACAAGAACCAGTTAGAATTGAAAGTGAATCAAGATACAAGTTGGTATCCTATGATTTATGGGAGGTTAATCTATCTTCTCAATTAAACAAAGCAAATGAAAGCGATAAAATGAAAAAGGGCTCAACAACCGTACTTCCAAAATTTGGCACTTCTGGATGTGAGCATTACACGAATCTTGCTCCTATTGACTCTAAAGACAGccttggagaagaaataagCGAGACAAATGTTTCTGCAAATAAGAAATTAGAAGAAACAGGCGATAACCTGAAAGAGGTACCTTCAGAGTCATCTGTTCTTAAGGGATCAGACAAAGAGGAGCCATCCTCAATAAGTGATGATTATGTTCTGATTGAGAAATCGTCTTCACAGGGAGAGGATCAGGTTGACAACGATACGGATTGAGGACTTAAGTAGCTAATCTAGAACTAAATTGATGTATTCTATTTACCCGACAGTAGAAAGATATCCCTTAGTTTGGGGGTCATAAATGTAGTAGGTTCATGTTGACATGTTTATCACTAGTTTCAACTTGCAtatttcaacaatttgcaTTTTTGCGGTCTTCGATGCCGCTGAGATTTGCTGAGATTTCGAATTTCACATGTTGGAAATCCTGAAGTTATTCACGAAACAGAAGACTTCTCCATGTCTGAAAGGGCACAGCTTTCGCGAATAAACAGAATTGGCATATATTAGAGATGAAAAGAGTTACTGGGATGACAGCAGACTCTGATAGCCATTTAAGGAGTACTAAAAGAATCTTAAAGTGTTTCCAACGCCTCATAATAGCAGACTCCTCAGCTCATCTCATAGATACTTCACGGAAATAACCTATCAACGCCTTGCGTCGTTAGTCTCCTTGAATCTTGGTTTATAAACATAGCAAGATTTATTTTCCACCGACCGCCCCATCTTTGAAAGctctacttctttcttgttatTCTTCGAACTAACGTTGAACCGCTTTTGTTTTAGCGATGCTTTCAATTCATCTACTTTGGttgcaatttcttcttcttcgacaCCCTGCTCTTCTAACTCATCTCGTAGTTCAATGCACTTCAATTCCACTTCTCTGTTCCTATTGTGATCTattatttccattttcgCTTCAATACGATAATGGCGATTCTTAGATTCTCTTTCAAGGTtcctctttttcttcttttcaacctTTCGCTTTTCATAATGAGTTGCTTTGactttcaaatcttcatcCTTTGCTAAACTTTGCTGTACGTAGCCAGATGTGCCAGATCCCCTAGCAGATCCTAATCCTATTCCATTATAAGACATCCCTATGAAGttatttcttccaatttaCGTAATGCACCCCACAACGAAATAACCACCGAACAATCTCAATATTTGGCCCCGTATTGCTTGTGATAAATAGTATTTGAGTATTTATGAAAGACTGCTGTTGGGCTATTAGGGCAGAGTGTTGCTTGCAAACAAAGTCACTAGTATCAGACAACTTTCCCAGTTTGGAAGGTGTATTTAATGGATCGATTTATTCTACATTTGAACGCGGGTCTTTCGAAAAAAATTTTAGAATTTGAGGCGACAGTTCCTCGAAGACCACTTGGACTCAGGCTCAACATCAGTATTTATATTCTCAGTTTCCCACGTATTTCTCCAGCTGTTGAAGCAGACATTTCAAATTCTCTTCCCATACCAGAAAAGATTCGAATTGCTCATTCGTATCATACATATCCAAAAGGATGATTCATAGATTACCAAAAGCCAAAACAAGGTTGGCTATCACGATCTTTATATTGATATTTCTATTCATAACAGCCAGATTTTCCTCACACAAACGGTATGATGTCAAAGTAATGcaagataatgaagttATGGTAGGTGATATAGAGCGATTGTACCAAGAGCAGCAGATACACGAATTGAAGCTCAACGACGTCGATATTCCAATTAGTCCGGAAGAATCTCATCTACAAGAGAAAAGCAAGAATGTATTACTTTCTCAAGCATTTTGGAACAAGATATTTACAATTATTTCTGAAGCTAAGGTGAACATAACAAAGGATGATCTTCCCAAAGCTGTCAAGTTTCTCGCCAAGTCTGAGCAGAAAGAAGGTCCCAACACAAAGGAAGTATTACTTTCCAAAGCTGAAATATCAGACGACGTTTTTAAGGAATTTAAAGATAAACACGATCAATTTTTAGATGTGTTACCTTTGAAGATATCGGAAAGTGCTTACAAGAAAGGAACTAGAGGGGTTGTTATGGTGGGTGGAGGTCGGTTTTCATGGCTATCCTATCTATCGTTGATAGCCCTACGTGAGACAGGATCACAGCTTCCAGTTGAGATTGTAATGccaaaacttcaagattACGAGAGAGAATTGGAGTTTTGCAATACAATTTTACCAAAATTGAAAGCAACTTGCGTTGTTCTACATGAGACTTTGGGCGATGAAATCATGGAAAAATGGTCATCAAACTTTGCTAACTATCAATTCAAATCGTTGTCCCTACTCATGTCATCTTTTGAGCAGGTTCTTTTGTTAGACTCCGATAACATCATTCTCTCTAACCCTGATTCAATCTTTGAAACCAAGTTATTCAAATACTATGGTATGATTACCTGGCCAGATtattggaaaagaactATATCTCCCAAATATTATCAGATTGCTGGAATCGATGTGAACGAGAGAAAGAGGGTTAGATTCAATCGTTTTCCATTGAATGTAGCTACATCTCCCGGAGAGAATGTTGACCATGAAGATATGAACAACGTTCCATTCCATGACTTAGAAGGAGCAATGCCAGATTTGTCTACAGAATCTGGTCAATTGATAATTGATAAGTCTAGCCACGGGAGAACGCTATTGTTGGCATTATACTACAATATGTATGGACCCCGGTTGTACTATAAATTATTCTCCTTAGGAGAACAAGGTGAGGGCGATAAGGATACCTTTGTAGCAGCTGCAACCGTCACACATCAAAAATTTTATCAGGTTAAATCTTTCATTCAAACATTTGGCTATCTTGATTCCGAGGGAAGATTTCAAGGAGTTGCTATGGGTCAAAAGGACCCACTTACAGATTATGACAAGTTCCAAGATAAAGCATTGAAACCTATATTTAACGAAGAGAGCAACCCAAAATCTATTCCTGAGCAGATAGACATACTTCAGGGCGTTATGGACAACGATTTTAGCGACAACAATGGAGTTCcaatatttgcaattcatTGCAACTATCCAAAGCTAGACCCATTACAACTACTTGATAGGGATGATCTCTTCGATAAGGAAAAAAACCGTTTGAGGTATAGGTTATACGGTTCAATGAGTTATAAGAAATTCATAACTACCAGTAGTGGAGAGAGAAAGCTTGCAAAAATAGATTTTGAACATGAACAGTGGACGCACATGCGGTCTATTTTATGTGAAGAAAAATTACACTTCGTCCATTTTGACAAACACAATATGGACGACATATGTAAATTTATTAACaaccaagttgaattttTAACAGCTGAGTAATTAAGAAAGACTGTGTATCAATTTCATACTCAGTATTGAGAAAAAACATATGCTTAACTTGACATATAAGGGTGAAATGTAATAATTATGGCAATATTTTGACTGTCCAATACATTAAGCTTCACCAGAAAATTAGAGTACTTTCTATATAACTTAACCATAAGCTTTTTATAAATTGCAGTTCAATGCACTAAAGAGGGATTGTGGGCGTCATCAGCAATCACCATTCAACTGTAAGGTAGACAATGCTCTCAGTATTCGTGTATTATTCTATAAATGGTCTACAATGCCTAATTTCCGACGGCTCATCAAATATGGTGTCTTCGGTTTGAGAAAGGATATTAGAAGAGAGACACTCCCAGGAAGTGTCGGGGGATAGACAGAGTATGCAGTCATAGAGTAGAGGAGGTAACTGTGAGCTCTGTTGAATTTTATGGTCTCTACTTGTAAACCCTCTTAATTGACTGACCGTTTGAAATTTGTCTTTGGTATTCATTATTTGATACAACTGAACTGGCCAAGACGGAAATACCGAACTCTATAgttattcaacaagtcatTCTCCAAACTTCTAGAATAACCCCCCTCAAGTGAATCATAAATAGATTAATTATTAACATGAAAACTACTCTAAACTTTGAGGATCCTGGCTCTCTTCATGGATCTTTATTACAATATTGCCTGCACAACAGAGTGGCACCGCTTGTCTGCATTCGTGCTTGATTTTCATAactcttgataatgaagttaATCATATATCCTAAACTAAATATTGGAATATAACCACCTTATTTACATTTATTTTCTCTTCCTGGAAGCTTGGAAGACTCTTCTGCAATAACATTTCGTGAGGTTCAACTGAAGAGTATTTCTAGTAGTACAGCACTTGCTATGGTGAACTTCCTTTTTGCACCTATGAAGCCATGTCTGTATACACTCACTCGGTAGTTGATTGCAGCTATTACTTCATTTCctccaatttcaaaaaataTGACTGAAAGAAGCAGAATTAAAAAGAACACATTGAATGACAACAAAACAGCAGAGGAAACAGTTGGGGAACAATTTCGGAGTCCAGATGCAGAGGTGGCAGAAACATCAGCGATCAAGAAATGCGAACTCTTCAGAGTACTCAGAGCCGAACGGTattcttttgaagataagaaatCCGAAACATTTGAGTATCAAGACAAAGATCCCGCGACTGGATTTGTATTGTTGCCAGAAATTTATGTCGGCGCTATCAATATGGAGTCGTTATACTTGTATGCAAATGTCAGTAGAAAGGATATCATATCAATAAGAGACCTTAACTCTTCTCTTATTGACTACTGGGCAAAATATCCAGAAAATAATTAAAAAGGTAGCCGCCCAAAAAAGGATGAATTAGAATATTTATAGACGGATCCGAGGTGGAAAAGATAGATGCTCCGAGATTGTGGAACGATCAGCACCAAGAGAAGAGACTCGAGTAGCAGAAGACACTGAAGTAGTTAATGGGGCTGGATAAAGAGAACGCACCGGGGTATGAGTCGACGGAGGCTGCGACAGAGGAGTAGTAGATGCAGCAGGAGAGACCGGTGTCGAAGCAGACGACAGAGCGGCAGATGAACCTGGCGATTGAGCAACAGTACTGCCAGATGGCGTGGATGGAGGCGAGGGAGATGGGGCCAGAGATACACGAGGACCCTGAGTGAGGCCTGGAGCGGGTGCCAGAATAGAATGAAAACTGCCACCACCACtacctccaccaccaatggagGTAGCCGACACGACAGTTGACGTCAGAGGTCTTAcaaaaggaaagacattttcctgGAACCGAACATGAGAAGAGGTAATCACTTGTCTGGTAGCGAGGTcataaacaagatgagcTTTCCGAAACGGATCAGCTCCAAGATAAACACCCTTGATTGCACGAGCgaccaacttcagttgACGGTGATTAGGTGGAACATTCACAAAGGCAGCACACCCAAACACTTTAAGTTGAGATAAGATAGGCCTCGCGCCATGccagagttcaaatggGGAGcgattttggagaacaggTGTTGGTAGCCGGTTTAGGAGAAATGCAGCATGTTGGAGTGCATGCGGGAAGAGCGGtgaaggaagagaacaCGCAGTGATCATGGTACGCGTattatcaagaacagaGCGAATCGCTCTTTCAGCACGTCCATTTTGGTGTGAGTTACCAGGCACAGTGAGCTGGGTCTGGATCCCTTCTGCcgcaaagaatgaagtaagCGTCAGATTGACAAACTCAcctccattgtcagaacGAACAGACACGGTAGCCACCAcgactggagaagtggttTGTCCATGCCTTAATaactttgataatgaagtccGCAGCatccgatttcttgagaatagGGCCAACAGCCTTGAAGCGAGTAAAGTCGTCgagaagaatacaaaaataaaacaacgAGGAGGGACCACCGGCATGAGGACCGGACAAAtcacagtgaagaagttgcaaggGAGCAGATGTGACTGGGCCGGTGGTCGTTTTGGGAATAACCCGAGTGCTCTTGGAGCTAAGACATGCTTCACATGAAATCGAGTCGGGAACAGCCGTGCGATGCATGTTCGGATATTTCAAGGCCAGACGAACGACAGTCGGAGAAGGGTGGCCAAGGCGAGCATGAACAAGAGCAGAGGCAGAAACAGGTGCCACACCAGGATCCGCAGCAGGAGCAGCGACCGTAACAGGAGCGGGGGCCGAGTAGGCAGAGTGGTTAGCCCGCGAGACAGTCGAGGGGCGGACGATTTCAAGACACAGCAAGTAAAGATTTCTCAGGTCTCTGGTGGCAAGTTGGCCATACTTAGGgtgaacaatatcatcatgAGAGATAACAAGTTTGTCACCCGTAGTAGTTACAGCcaggatggaaagaagattctgagtaCAGTCAGGAACGTAAAGAACATTGAAGACCCGAATCTTCTGGCCATGGAGATCAAGAGTACCGCGACCGGCAATCGAGAGAGGCTCGTGACCGGCGTTCATGACAGAACCAAAGTGAGGAATGATGTCATGGAAGAGACTTCTATCGTTACAAATGTGGGTAGAAGCAcctgaatcaaaaataaagctggcagaggaagaagaagccaagaggGCATAGTGGGTGTAGTGAGCGAGATGAGCCTAGTAAGCACCGGGCTGGTCAAAACCAAAGGTCAGAGCATCATCCGCGAGAGCATAATGAGCAGCAGGCTTTGGACGAGAGCCGTGCTTCCTGCGGTGCTTTCCTGGACCGCCAGGACCGAAACGAGAAGCCATACGAGGAACTTCACCCTCACGATAAGGAGCAGGGCAGTTCTTGGCCATATGACCACACCCATAGCAGTTGTAGCAATCAAGCTGCCAAATCAGATCCGTACcttttgttgaaattcagagaattgaaactatAATTGTAATCTAACAATCAGATAACTATGTGCAGTACTGGCTgcaaatttacaaataaGGAAGTTCCACTGGTCCTATCTCTGAGAATAGGAGTAACCCCTTATCAGACCCGCCTCAACGGAATAGAACTTATCCgtaatgaaattggaggCGGGCTAGAGATAAGAATAGGGGGAGATAAGAATATGAACAAGGGGGAAGATAAGGGTGGTAGgatattctccaatatcagaagaataatcagaacttgaaattgaacttcattatcaagagttaactatatctttattaatatacaatgtctaattttcaacacctttagccttgatcaagttcctGGTGACAGGACCCGAAGGTGAAGACAATGAGGTAAGGGCATAAGCAGattgatattgaaatgagaattgttgatatgaTGGTCTCTAGTTTATGTAGACCTCTTGATTGCCTATCCTGTTGAAATCCGGTATTAGataaagtttgataatgcaTGGATATGCATgatctagaaaatatcgtaTTGAGAtgtgaattgttgatatgaTGGACTCTAGTTTATGTAGACCTCTTGATTGCCTATCCATGTTGTAATttgtctgtcttcttctttatcttgatACAACTGTTTAAAACAAGGCGCGCAACTTGTCTATATGGATACAGCGTATCCTacagttgttcaatatgtTATTCTCTACATCTCTAGAATAACCTCCCTCAAATGAATCGTAAATTGATTAATTATAAACGTataaactttttcaagactttgaggatttcagctttcttttaTACCTCAGAGTTGCCTGCACATCAGTGCGGCttaatttgcaacctgtGCGTTTCTGAATAATGCTTCTCatctgaaatattatttcttGCATTCGCAGTTTTCTTGCACGCTCAGTTTCTTGTTATATAACTAAACTTCAATCTATTGGATTACTCTAGatttccaatctcaacaagaGTTGCCTGCACATCAGTGCGGCTTAATTTGCatctgaaatattatttcttGCATTCGCAGTTTTCTTGCACGCTCAGTTTCTTGTTATATAACTAAACTTCAATCTATTGGATTACTCTAGatttccaatctcaacatTATCTTCATACGAACTTAATTGTTCAATAAGAATTGACTCTATATCGTCTCTTTTACCTTCTCTCACTGTAGTAACTacttgatgttgaatatgctgatatcaaacctaaaagcatattctatattctatttttaatccaatgcgtaaactttatgaatgcaggatttgcagccattcagacataattgtgcacagtaatgtgataagataacatctaccaatgagaatcaattatgtccgactaacctgaaattctggtcatgtcgtttcatttcatcctgatgaggggtcagcctgtgattgtatttggcatctatataagggggtcttactcccccttctcctttctaactttctataacttttcttcttctatatggaaattatctatcttaaataagttaatcaatatactgtcctacattatgaacaatccgattcaatctactgagcttccaaagcaaacagttcaacacTTGAGACGCTTTTGTATCATCGCCGCTACTTAAAAACACTGCCCACCACAAGCATTCAGTTTCTTCGTTACTGTATGTTACTGGGAAAGTAGGAGCACCATCGCCCTGGACAAGCATACTATAACCACTTTCATTCCATGCTATATACTCTTGAAAATAATCAGGACATGTTAACGCCTCAGGCTTTCGTACATCATATAAGTTGACATTacttttcaagttcaccCGTTGCAACAGCGAGTTCTTCCAGCTCAACTTTCCTAGCTTCCTTTCGCCTTTCGTAGTAGGTACGGCCGATACAATAGCCAACAAAACCAGAAAGACAAGGGTAAAC from Scheffersomyces stipitis CBS 6054 chromosome 2, complete sequence encodes the following:
- the MNN2 gene encoding type II Golgi membrane protein; protein product: MQDNEVMVGDIERLYQEQQIHELKLNDVDIPISPEESHLQEKSKNVLLSQAFWNKIFTIISEAKVNITKDDLPKAVKFLAKSEQKEGPNTKEVLLSKAEISDDVFKEFKDKHDQFLDVLPLKISESAYKKGTRGVVMVGGGRFSWLSYLSLIALRETGSQLPVEIVMPKLQDYERELEFCNTILPKLKATCVVLHETLGDEIMEKWSSNFANYQFKSLSLLMSSFEQVLLLDSDNIILSNPDSIFETKLFKYYGMITWPDYWKRTISPKYYQIAGIDVNERKRVRFNRFPLNVATSPGENVDHEDMNNVPFHDLEGAMPDLSTESGQLIIDKSSHGRTLLLALYYNMYGPRLYYKLFSLGEQGEGDKDTFVAAATVTHQKFYQVKSFIQTFGYLDSEGRFQGVAMGQKDPLTDYDKFQDKALKPIFNEESNPKSIPEQIDILQGVMDNDFSDNNGVPIFAIHCNYPKLDPLQLLDRDDLFDKEKNRLRYRLYGSMSYKKFITTSSGERKLAKIDFEHEQWTHMRSILCEEKLHFVHFDKHNMDDICKFINNQVEFLTAE
- a CDS encoding RNA splicing factor encodes the protein MSYNGIGLGSARGSGTSGYVQQSLAKDEDLKVKATHYEKRKVEKKKKRNLERESKNRHYRIEAKMEIIDHNRNREVELKCIELRDELEEQGVEEEEIATKVDELKASLKQKRFNVSSKNNKKEVELSKMGRSVENKSCYVYKPRFKETNDARR